The following are encoded together in the Hoplias malabaricus isolate fHopMal1 chromosome 3, fHopMal1.hap1, whole genome shotgun sequence genome:
- the LOC136691453 gene encoding odorant receptor 131-2-like: MNSSRDPFEETFVKHCIVVGLGVFITYINGIFVFAFFKHSVFYTDPRYILYIHLVINDLIMLFLTVSLYVLIYSSPLVNAAVCSVLLLFASMTSENSPLNLAGMAIERYIAICKPLHHPQLCSVNRTYILIGLIWLLNFIPALTDIFILLVNEPISIFSTSITCYSKRLYGSDQHLMRSIFVESFYLSCVFLTLVFTYIKVLHAAKAATSDQASATKARNTILLHGLQLLLCMLAYVTPFVNYFLLDLFPKFKSIMFITYILSNILPRLLSPLIYGLRDQKMFKYVKRYLTCSL, from the coding sequence ATGAACTCCAGCCGGGATCCTTTTGAAGAAACTTTTGTGAAACATTGTATTGTGGTTGGACTTGGTGTCTTCATTACTTACATCAATGGGATCtttgtatttgctttttttaagcACTCTGTTTTCTACACGGACCCGAGATACATTCTGTACATTCACCTTGTCATCAATGACTTAATTATGCTCTTTCTTACAGTTTCTCTGTATGTTCTGATCTATTCTTCACCTCTTGTGAATGCTGCTGTCTGTAGTGTTTTGCTTCTTTTTGCTTCAATGACCTCAGAAAACTCGCCTCTGAATCTTGCTGGAATGGCTATAGAACGCTACATTGCCATCTGCAAACCACTGCATCACCCTCAGCTGTGTTCAGTGAACAGGACTTACATCCTCATTGGCCTGATCTGGCTTCTGAACTTCATTCCTGCTCTTACTGATATCTTTATTCTCTTGGTGAATGAACCCATCAGTATTTTCTCAACATCAATAACATGCTACAGCAAAAGACTGTATGGCTCAGATCAGCATCTCATGAGATCCATCTTTGTTGagtcattttatttatcttGTGTTTTCCTGACACTAGTCTTTACTTACATCAAAGTTCTTCATGCGGCTAAAGCTGCAACATCTGATCAGGCTTCTGCCACTAAAGCCAGGAACACCATTCTGCTTCATGGTTTGCAGCTCCTCCTCTGCATGCTCGCCTATGTTACTCCATTTGTAAACTATTTTCTCTTggatttatttccaaaattcaAGAGCATAATGTTCATTACTTACATACTGTCTAATATTCTCCCCAGGCTTCTCAGTCCTCTTATATATGGAC